The Triticum aestivum cultivar Chinese Spring chromosome 7B, IWGSC CS RefSeq v2.1, whole genome shotgun sequence genome window below encodes:
- the LOC543024 gene encoding E3 ubiquitin-protein ligase RGLG2, producing the protein MGAFGSKDNSSGRHHHHCNQDHSKNAAPGGKDRFAKFGDDYHTLEQVTDALSHAGLESSNLIVGIDFTKSNEWTGKVSFHNRSLHAIGNTPNPYEQAISIIGRTLARFDEDNLIPCFGFGDATTHDQKVFSFYPENQPCDGFEQALGRYREIVPQLRLAGPTSFAPMIETAIGIVDSSGGQYHVLLIIADGQVTRSVDTGNGQLSPQERETIDAIVKASDYPLSIVLVGVGDGPWDMMRQFDDNIPSRAFDNFQFVNFTEIMSRPIPTSKKEAEFALSALMEIPAQFKATMNLQLLGKQRGFPHRSVLPPPVSVYRQPSGCSTVKQTQSPGTSYGSPQKNASAPRQDSDVGDQQTCPICWSEAKNLAFGCGHQTCADCGKDLKVCPLCQRAISTRIRLY; encoded by the exons ATGGGTGCGTTCGGCTCCAAGGACAACTCGTCGGGGCGGCACCACCACCATTGCAACCAGGACCACAGCAAGAACGCCGCGCCGGGAGGGAAAGACCGCTTCGCCAAGTTCGGCGACGATTACCACACCCTGGAGCAG GTGACTGATGCTCTTTCACATGCTGGACTGGAGTCCTCAAATCTAATCGTTGGGATTGATTTCACCAAGAGCAACGAATGGACAG GTAAAGTGTCCTTCCACAACCGGAGCTTGCATGCAATAGGGAACACTCCAAACCCATATGAGCAGGCTATATCCATTATCGGGAGAACCCTAGCACGATTTGATGAGGACAATCTGATACCATGCTTTGGATTCGGTGATG CTACTACTCATGACCAAAAGGTATTTAGCTTCTATCCTGAGAACCAACCGTGTGATGGCTTTGAACAAGCACTTGGGCGATACAGAGAAATTGTTCCGCAGCTTCGTTTGGCTG GTCCCACTTCATTTGCACCTATGATTGAGACTGCTATTGGGATTGTTGATAGTAGTGGTGGCCAGTACCATGTTCTGCTCATAATAGCAGATGGACAG GTTACACGCAGTGTTGACACTGGTAATGGCCAGTTGAGCCCACAGGAAAGGGAAACTATAGATGCCATTGTGAAAGCAAG TGACTACCCTTTGTCAATTGTGCTTGTTGGAGTCGGTGATGGGCCCTGGGATATGATGAGGCAATTTGATGACAACATACCTTCTCGTGCATTTGATAATTTCCAG TTTGTTAACTTCACAGAGATCATGTCAAGGCCTATTCCTACTAGCAAAAAGGAGGCAGAATTTGCTCTTTCAGCACTTATGGAGATCCCAGCTCAGTTCAAGGCAACAATGAACCTCCAGCTTCTTGG CAAACAAAGAGGATTTCCGCACCGATCAGTGTTACCTCCACCTGTGAGTGTCTATCGACAACCCTCTGGATGCTCAACTGTCAAGCAGACTCAATCGCCTGGCACCAGCTATGGGTCGCCACAGAAGAATGCATCAGCACCTCGACAGGACAGTGATGTGGGTGATCAGCAG ACTTGTCCAATCTGCTGGTCTGAAGCAAAGAACCTGGCTTTTGGATGTGGGCACCAG ACATGCGCCGACTGCGGGAAAGATCTGAAGGTTTGCCCCCTTTGCCAGAGAGCGATCTCCACAAGGATTAGGCTCTACTGA